One Solanum pennellii chromosome 9, SPENNV200 DNA segment encodes these proteins:
- the LOC107029865 gene encoding S-type anion channel SLAH2-like, whose protein sequence is MIRTTKEDFAQVIPSVSKTITCHHKTMNRFDSILEDTDLIDYQLDQARCRSLNSLATGTNGATEQQSETSTISISMPPTPSSKGVGFNEIYSQTSTPRGTTTTQNNKRISSYSQTSTPRGTVFPESPKLPRSNTNKLKDTRFDSFKTWSGRLERQLSAFRGKEQEPISQPSPQIETIPVDRYFDALEGPELDTLRASEEIILPEDRKWPFLLRFPISSFGICLGVSSQAIMWKNLATSASTNFLHVSLKANLGLWCVSAALMIIISFIYALKFIFYFEAVRREYYHPIRVNFFFAPFISLLFLALGVPTSITQHLHTSLWYILMLPIFCLELKLYGQWMSGGQRRLSKVANPSNHLSIVGNFVGALLGASMGLKEGPIFFFAVGLAHYIVMFVTLYQRLPTNDTLPKELHPVFFLFVAAPSVASMAWTAIQGSFDHGSRIAYFIALFLYFSLAVRINFFRGFKFSLAWWAYTFPMTGAGIATIKYSLVVTNLVTKCLAIILSALSTLTVTGLLVTTIIHAFVLRDLFPNDIAIAISKRPKATRKWYLGSSHSKDIDQYLKYVDSSKAKDIEASLTHIPNSSN, encoded by the exons ATGATCAGAACAACAAAAGAAGATTTTGCACAAGTGATTCCATCAGTATCCAAAACTATAACTTGTCATCATAAAACGATGAATCGCTTTGATAGCATTCTAGAGGATACAGATCTTATTGATTATCAGCTTGATCAAGCACGTTGTCGCTCTTTAAACTCACTAGCCACT GGAACTAACGGTGCTACTGAACAACAGAGTGAGACTAGTACTATTTCCATTAGTATGCCGCCAACTCCTTCATCGAAAGGAGTTGGCTTCAATGAGATTTATTCTCAGACATCAACGCCTCGAGGTACTACCACCACACAGAATAATAAGCGAATATCGTCTTATTCTCAGACATCAACACCTAGAGGTACAGTGTTTCCAGAGTCTCCGAAACTTCCCAGAAGTAATACTAATAAGCTAAAGGATACAAGGTTTGATTCTTTTAAGACATGGTCTGGTAGACTGGAGAGACAATTATCAGCTTTCCGCGGAAAGGAACAAGAACCTATTTCTCAACCAAGTCCTCAGATAGAAACTATTCCTGTCGATCGATATTTTGATGCCTTGGAAGGACCTGAATTGGACACCTTAAGG GCTTCTGAGGAAATCATTCTTCCAGAAGACAGAAAATGGCCATTTCTTCTTCGTTTCCCTATTTCATCCTTCGGTATCTGTCTAGGTGTTAGTAGTCAAGCTATAATGTGGAAGAACCTAGCCACTTCTGCCTCGACAAATTTCTTGCACGTAAGCTTGAAAGCAAATCTTGGCCTGTGGTGTGTATCTGCTGCACTTATGATCATTATCTCTTTCATCTACGCCCTGAAATTCATTTTCTACTTTGAAGCTGTTCGTCGAGAGTACTACCACCCTATACGTGTCAACTTCTTTTTTGCTCCCTTTATATCACTTCTGTTCTTAGCACTCGGAGTTCCAACATCGATCACTCAACACTTGCACACATCTTTATGGTACATTCTTATGTTACCAATCTTTTGTCTAGAGCTAAAACTCTATGGACAATGGATGTCTGGAGGACAACGAAGACTCTCAAAGGTAGCAAATCCCTCAAATCATCTCTCGATTGTTGGGAATTTTGTTGGTGCATTGCTTGGTGCATCTATGGGACTAAAAGAAGGGCCAATATTCTTCTTTGCTGTCGGATTGGCTCATTACATAGTCATGTTTGTAACTCTCTATCAGAGACTTCCAACAAATGATACACTGCCAAAGGAACTTCACCCTGTCTTCTTTCTGTTTGTTGCTGCACCTAGCGTTGCTTCTATGGCATGGACAGCGATTCAAGGATCGTTTGATCATGGATCTCGTATTGCTTATTTCATCGCCCTGTTCCTCTATTTTTCATTG GCTGTTCGCATTAACTTCTTCCGAGGCTTCAA GTTTTCATTGGCTTGGTGGGCATACACATTCCCTATGACAGGAGCTGGTATTGCAACCATCAAGTACTCACTTGTAGTTACCAACCTGGTAACAAAGTGCCTagctatcatacttagtgctcTTTCAACACTCACTGTAACAGGATTGCTTGTGACAACCATCATTCATGCTTTTGTTCTGAGAGACCTATTTCCAAATGACATTGCCATTGCGATTAGCAAACGACCAAAAGCAACTCGGAAATGGTATCTTGGTAGTTCACATAGCAAAGATATTGATCAATACCTAAAGTATGTAGATTCTTCTAAAGCCAAAGATATTGAGGCTTCTCTCACACATATTCCAAACTCAAGTAACTAG